In Bacillus sp. Marseille-Q1617, a genomic segment contains:
- a CDS encoding N-acetylmannosamine-6-phosphate 2-epimerase → MKKEEFLDLVKHQLIVSSQAYPGDPLYGSDMMAKMSVAAKEGGAAAIRANGKEDIIAIKKAANLPVIGIIKQDYDDSDIYITPTLKEVNELLEAGAEVIALDATQRKRPGGVTLEELIRYVRNRSDCLIMGDISTAAEGAAAMEAGCDFISTTLSGYTPYSRQSGEVDIDLIKDLSKEFTVIAEGKIHTPEQAAEAFTHGAHAVVVGTAITRPEVITSRFVAEIKEGSGTKKA, encoded by the coding sequence ATGAAAAAAGAGGAGTTTCTTGATTTAGTCAAACATCAATTAATTGTTTCATCCCAGGCTTATCCCGGTGACCCATTGTACGGTTCCGATATGATGGCGAAAATGAGCGTGGCAGCAAAAGAAGGCGGTGCGGCAGCGATCAGGGCAAATGGCAAGGAGGATATCATCGCGATAAAGAAAGCCGCCAACCTTCCTGTTATCGGAATCATCAAGCAGGATTACGATGACAGCGACATCTATATCACCCCGACGCTGAAAGAGGTTAATGAGCTGTTGGAAGCCGGGGCTGAAGTGATCGCCCTTGATGCGACTCAGAGAAAGCGTCCGGGTGGGGTGACGCTGGAAGAGTTGATCCGGTATGTAAGAAACCGCAGTGACTGCCTCATCATGGGTGATATTTCTACGGCAGCAGAAGGGGCAGCCGCGATGGAAGCAGGCTGTGATTTCATCTCGACAACGTTGTCAGGATACACCCCATACAGCCGTCAATCAGGGGAAGTCGATATTGACCTTATCAAAGATTTATCAAAAGAATTCACCGTCATAGCGGAAGGGAAAATCCATACACCGGAACAGGCGGCGGAGGCATTCACGCACGGCGCCCACGCGGTGGTCGTGGGAACGGCGATTACGAGGCCGGAAGTCATCACCAGCCGTTTTGTGGCAGAAATCAAAGAGGGTTCCGGTACGAAGAAGGCTTAA
- a CDS encoding MurR/RpiR family transcriptional regulator, translating to MITTIKSSPMVLISSHYKSMTKSEQRVADYVMNQAEEAVYLTVTDLAEKVGVGETTVLRFCRKLSYKGYQDFKLAVAQSQVVPSEKVNGEIADTDPLDVVAAKITQQNTKTLTNTLELFQGEVLQRAIDLLSAARAISFFGIGSSGFTAQDAEHRFMRMGFNVSYSTDSHVMAMKAALVQEGDVVVGISTSGSTKDVVDTMRIAKENGATVMCITNHGRSPITKYADIILLAASKESPLQGGAFSSKIAQLHLLDILTKAIEMKRKEPTYGSIKKTAEAVLDKMY from the coding sequence ATGATTACAACTATCAAATCAAGTCCGATGGTCCTGATATCAAGCCATTACAAATCAATGACGAAGTCCGAGCAGAGGGTGGCGGACTACGTCATGAATCAAGCGGAAGAAGCTGTATATTTGACGGTTACAGATCTCGCGGAAAAGGTGGGGGTGGGTGAGACCACCGTTCTTCGTTTCTGCAGGAAACTGAGCTATAAGGGGTATCAGGATTTCAAGCTGGCAGTCGCGCAAAGCCAGGTGGTTCCGTCAGAGAAGGTGAATGGGGAAATTGCAGACACTGATCCACTGGATGTCGTTGCAGCTAAAATCACGCAGCAGAATACCAAGACGCTCACTAATACGCTTGAACTTTTCCAAGGTGAAGTCCTTCAAAGAGCGATTGATTTGCTGTCGGCAGCAAGGGCGATCAGCTTCTTTGGAATCGGATCTTCCGGTTTCACCGCCCAGGATGCCGAGCACCGGTTTATGAGGATGGGATTCAATGTGAGCTACTCAACCGACTCCCACGTCATGGCCATGAAAGCGGCCCTGGTGCAAGAAGGGGACGTCGTCGTCGGGATTTCCACCTCGGGAAGCACAAAAGATGTTGTGGACACAATGAGAATCGCCAAAGAAAACGGTGCGACGGTGATGTGTATCACGAATCACGGAAGATCGCCGATCACCAAGTATGCGGATATCATCTTACTGGCTGCCTCGAAGGAATCACCCCTGCAGGGCGGCGCCTTCTCCTCAAAGATCGCGCAGCTTCACCTGCTCGACATCCTGACAAAAGCCATCGAAATGAAGCGTAAAGAGCCGACATACGGATCCATCAAAAAAACAGCAGAAGCAGTACTCGACAAAATGTACTAG
- a CDS encoding extracellular solute-binding protein — protein sequence MKRLSIFLVMVLLLAACSSNSAGGDGSGSGSDKEGGEVNLMMFEGGFGSDWVKRSAKEYEEINPGVKINVTASPDIHTQLQTRFISGDVPDIMNPGAKVDIQGLISQGEIMELDEHLEKPSYDDENVTWRDSFIPEQFKLQKEGKTYGIPTVFGAGYLWWYDEKLFEDNGWELPQTWDDLEKLKDEAAKKDISLFALQGMHPGYYFYGFYLPLVQKIGGVSAVEDAFNLKDGAWKSDSFLKAAEETAKLKPEDYLLDGTLSLSHTDAQTQFFQRKALFVTAGTWLEGEMQDVIPEDFKLRAMNQPGWEGQSELENNAAPITSGWGGAFYIPSKAKNKELAVDFLKYLSSKESVYKMMERGLASTVKGTEDKITSEPLSSSLEVISNSNNKTYLPTSINDSYPELANNLVNKIQGLLNGEVSPEEFVNYAEEKAGDVRKDDSIDKVKFDWGK from the coding sequence TTGAAAAGGTTGTCTATTTTTCTTGTGATGGTTTTATTGTTAGCTGCATGCAGCAGTAATTCTGCAGGCGGCGATGGGAGTGGAAGCGGTTCGGATAAAGAAGGCGGCGAGGTCAACCTGATGATGTTTGAAGGCGGGTTTGGCTCCGATTGGGTGAAGAGGAGTGCGAAGGAGTATGAAGAAATAAATCCGGGGGTCAAGATCAATGTGACCGCATCACCTGATATCCATACTCAGCTGCAGACACGTTTCATATCAGGTGATGTACCGGACATCATGAACCCGGGAGCCAAGGTGGATATTCAAGGACTTATCAGCCAAGGAGAAATCATGGAGCTTGACGAGCACTTGGAGAAGCCTTCCTATGATGATGAGAATGTGACATGGAGAGACAGCTTCATTCCGGAGCAGTTCAAGCTGCAGAAAGAAGGCAAGACATATGGGATCCCGACAGTATTCGGTGCCGGATATCTGTGGTGGTATGATGAAAAACTCTTTGAAGACAACGGATGGGAATTGCCTCAGACATGGGATGACCTTGAGAAGTTAAAAGATGAGGCAGCGAAAAAGGATATCTCCCTTTTCGCACTGCAAGGGATGCACCCTGGCTACTACTTCTACGGATTCTATCTTCCATTGGTTCAGAAAATCGGCGGCGTGAGTGCGGTGGAAGATGCGTTCAACCTGAAAGATGGTGCGTGGAAATCGGATTCCTTCTTGAAAGCGGCTGAAGAGACAGCCAAATTGAAACCGGAGGATTATCTGCTTGATGGGACACTTTCCCTTTCCCATACAGATGCCCAGACTCAATTTTTCCAAAGAAAAGCGCTCTTCGTGACAGCGGGTACATGGCTGGAAGGGGAAATGCAGGACGTCATCCCTGAGGACTTCAAGCTTCGTGCGATGAACCAGCCTGGATGGGAAGGACAGTCGGAGCTTGAAAACAATGCAGCCCCTATAACCTCCGGCTGGGGGGGCGCATTCTATATCCCGAGTAAAGCAAAGAATAAGGAACTGGCTGTGGACTTCCTGAAGTATCTTTCTTCAAAAGAGTCCGTATATAAAATGATGGAACGCGGACTTGCAAGTACCGTGAAGGGCACAGAAGACAAAATCACGTCCGAGCCACTTTCAAGTTCCCTGGAAGTGATCAGCAATTCAAACAATAAAACGTATCTTCCTACAAGCATCAATGATTCCTATCCTGAGCTTGCCAACAATCTGGTGAACAAAATCCAGGGGCTGCTGAATGGCGAAGTATCTCCTGAAGAATTCGTGAACTATGCGGAAGAAAAAGCGGGAGATGTTCGGAAGGATGACAGTATCGATAAGGTGAAGTTTGATTGGGGGAAATAA